TGATAAGGTGAATCAAGGTGAGCCCCAAGCCGATGGCGATGGGCGCAAACCCTTGCGGGGCGCGCTTATCCGTCGAGCCGAGAATGATGAGGAGAAACATCATCGTCATCACGATTTCTGTAACAAGCGCGGCAACAAGCGAGTACCCCCCGGGCGAGTGAGCTTCATATCCGTTCGAGGCAAACCCGCCGACACTTGTGAAGTCCGCTTTGCCCGATGCGATGAGGTACAGGACTCCGCCAGCGGTAATCGCGCCCAGAACTTGCGCCGCAATGTACGGGACTAGTTCCTTGGAGGAAAAGCGTCCGCCTGCCCAAAGACCAATGGAAACTGCGGGGTTTAGGTGGCACCCGGAAATATGTCCGATTGCGAACGCCATGGTCAGCACCGTCAAGCCAAAGGCTAACGACACGCCGAGCAGGCCGATGCCCAACCCCGGAAATGCCGCTGCAAGCACAGCGCTGCCGCATCCGCCGAGAACGAGCCAAAACGTTCCGAAGAACTCTGCGGTGTATTTCTTCATAATTGCACCTGATGATGTAGTGAGTGGATGGGTTAAG
This window of the Bacteroidota bacterium genome carries:
- the aqpZ gene encoding aquaporin Z codes for the protein MKKYTAEFFGTFWLVLGGCGSAVLAAAFPGLGIGLLGVSLAFGLTVLTMAFAIGHISGCHLNPAVSIGLWAGGRFSSKELVPYIAAQVLGAITAGGVLYLIASGKADFTSVGGFASNGYEAHSPGGYSLVAALVTEIVMTMMFLLIILGSTDKRAPQGFAPIAIGLGLTLIHLISIPVTNTSVNPARSTGVALFAGDWAISQLWLFWVAPIIGAYIGAAVYKFIGGSEK